A single region of the Aeromicrobium chenweiae genome encodes:
- the yjfF gene encoding galactofuranose ABC transporter, permease protein YjfF, whose product MSAHTPTADDLRGSATDRLRQLTPPRRFYPVLATAALFVGMLGAGGIRYEGFTSPQVILNLLVDNAFLIVLAVGMTCVILTGGIDLSVGSVVALSTMVAASTLRAGWPAALVVVAVLLSGSVLGLLMGLVIHYFEIQPFIVTLAGMFLARGLCYLISIESIPIKDPTFTSFAMGTIDLPGGYFITPAVLVALFVLAVAAWGLHMTRFGRTVYAVGGSEQSALLMGLAVARTKVGVYVISGFCSSLAGLLFSVYMLSGYSLHAVGMELDAIAAVVIGGTLLAGGSGLVLGSALGVLVLGTIQTFISFDGNLSSWWTKITIGVLLLVFVVIQRLFTRRQA is encoded by the coding sequence ATGAGCGCGCACACCCCCACCGCCGACGACCTGCGCGGATCCGCCACCGACCGGTTGCGCCAGCTGACGCCGCCCCGACGCTTCTACCCGGTGCTCGCGACCGCGGCGCTGTTCGTCGGCATGCTCGGCGCCGGTGGCATCCGGTACGAGGGCTTCACGTCTCCGCAGGTCATCCTCAACCTGCTCGTCGACAACGCCTTCCTGATCGTGCTGGCCGTCGGCATGACCTGCGTGATCCTGACCGGGGGGATCGACCTGTCGGTCGGCTCGGTGGTCGCGCTGTCGACCATGGTCGCCGCCTCGACCCTGCGTGCCGGCTGGCCCGCGGCGCTGGTGGTCGTCGCGGTGCTGCTGAGCGGCTCGGTGCTGGGGCTGCTGATGGGGCTGGTGATCCACTACTTCGAGATCCAGCCGTTCATCGTGACCCTCGCCGGCATGTTCCTGGCCCGGGGCCTCTGCTACCTGATCAGCATCGAGTCGATCCCGATCAAGGACCCCACCTTCACCTCGTTCGCGATGGGCACGATCGACCTGCCGGGCGGCTACTTCATCACGCCCGCGGTGCTGGTCGCCCTGTTCGTCCTGGCCGTCGCCGCCTGGGGCCTGCACATGACGCGGTTCGGCCGCACGGTCTACGCGGTGGGCGGCAGTGAGCAGTCGGCGCTGCTGATGGGGCTCGCGGTCGCGCGCACCAAGGTGGGCGTCTACGTCATCAGCGGCTTCTGCTCCTCCCTTGCGGGCCTGCTGTTCTCGGTCTACATGCTGTCGGGCTACAGCCTCCACGCGGTCGGCATGGAGCTCGACGCCATCGCCGCGGTCGTGATCGGCGGTACGCTGCTGGCCGGCGGGTCCGGACTGGTCCTGGGATCGGCGCTCGGCGTGCTGGTCCTCGGGACGATCCAGACCTTCATCTCGTTCGACGGCAACCTCAGCTCCTGGTGGACCAAGATCACGATCGGCGTGCTCCTGCTGGTCTTCGTGGTCATCCAGCGGCTGTTCACCCGGAGGCAGGCATGA
- a CDS encoding LacI family DNA-binding transcriptional regulator translates to MTTVPNHAPVMADVAKVAGVSHQTVSRVINGMPNIKESTRQRVEAAIKQLGYRPNTAARALVTRRSSTIGIISTESGLYGPTSIHRTVEDAARQAGYFAGSVSLSSVTAESLTDAIDHLMRQSVEGIVMIAAQYEALDVIRHQDPGVPLVVVEGDLTRARFAVGVDQHQGAYEATSHLLGLGHPSVSHVRGPLEWTEAEARRQGWEDAHRDAGREPGSLHLGDWTARSGYEAGRRIVDEGAAGAVFVANDQMTIGLMRALHEAGLAVPDDVSIVGFDDSPEVEYLNPPLTTVRQNFHEVGRRAIAVLHAAIAGEDDDLPRLIEPELIVRSSTAPSGRRP, encoded by the coding sequence ATGACGACAGTCCCGAACCACGCACCGGTCATGGCCGACGTCGCCAAGGTCGCCGGCGTCTCCCACCAGACGGTGTCCCGGGTCATCAACGGGATGCCCAACATCAAGGAGTCGACCCGCCAACGGGTCGAGGCCGCGATCAAGCAGCTCGGCTACCGGCCCAACACGGCGGCGCGTGCGCTGGTGACGCGGCGGTCGTCCACGATCGGCATCATCAGCACGGAGTCGGGGTTGTACGGACCCACGAGCATCCACCGGACGGTCGAGGACGCGGCCCGCCAGGCGGGCTACTTCGCCGGATCGGTGAGCCTGTCGAGCGTGACGGCCGAGTCGCTGACCGACGCGATCGACCACCTCATGCGCCAGTCCGTCGAGGGCATCGTGATGATCGCCGCCCAGTACGAGGCGCTCGACGTGATCCGCCACCAGGACCCCGGCGTGCCGCTCGTCGTGGTGGAGGGCGACCTGACCCGCGCCCGGTTCGCGGTCGGCGTCGACCAGCACCAGGGCGCGTACGAGGCGACGTCCCACCTGCTCGGGCTCGGGCACCCGAGCGTCAGCCACGTCCGCGGTCCGCTGGAGTGGACCGAGGCCGAGGCCCGCCGGCAGGGATGGGAGGACGCCCACCGCGACGCCGGTCGCGAGCCGGGATCGCTCCACCTCGGCGACTGGACGGCCCGCAGCGGCTACGAGGCCGGCCGCCGGATCGTCGACGAGGGGGCGGCCGGCGCGGTCTTCGTCGCGAACGACCAGATGACGATCGGCCTGATGCGGGCGCTGCACGAGGCGGGGCTCGCGGTGCCTGACGACGTCAGCATCGTGGGCTTCGACGACTCGCCGGAGGTCGAGTACCTCAACCCGCCCCTCACGACCGTCCGGCAGAACTTCCACGAGGTCGGCCGCAGGGCGATCGCGGTGCTCCACGCGGCGATCGCCGGCGAGGACGACGACCTGCCGCGCCTCATCGAGCCCGAGCTGATCGTGCGCTCCAGCACCGCCCCGTCCGGGAGGCGGCCATGA